The genomic region CGGGGTGGGTGAAGCCAAGCTCCGCCGCGTGCAGCGCTTGGCGGTCCCAATCCTTTACGTAGGCGGCGATCTGGTCCCAGCGCGCCAAAGCGCCCGACCGTTGCGCCCCGGCATAAGCGGCGAGGGATTGTTTCGACGGGCGACCATAGACGGGATCGCCCAGCAGCGGGTGACCGCGATGGGTCAGATGGACGCGAATCTGATGGGTGCGCCCGGTTTCAAGCTGGCAGGCAAGCTGCGTGACCAGGGTGATATCGGGCACCCCATAGCGGGCGAGCGTCGAATAATAGGTCACGGCATGCTTGCCCTTGGCGGTAATCGCCATGCGCTTGCGGTCGGTCGGGTGGCGGCCAATGGGGCCTTCGATGCGGTCTTCCAGCGGCACCGGCCCGCCCCACACGAAGGCGCGATAGCTGCGGTCCACCGAATGATCAGCAAATTGCGCCGACAGGTGCGCATGGGCGGTTTCGGTCTTGGCGACAACCAGAATGCCGCTGGTTTCCTTATCGATCCGGTGAACGATGCCGGGCCGGGCGACGCCGCCAATGCCGGTCAGGCTCTCGCCGCAATGATAGAGCAGCGCATTGACCAGCGTGCCATCGGGATTGCCCGGCGCCGGATGCACCACCATCCCGGCGGGCTTATCGATCACGATCACGCTGGCATCCTCGTAGAGAATGCTCAGCGGAATATCCTGCGGCACCGGCGCGGCGGCTTCGGCCTCCGGCAAGGCCAGGGCGAAGACCTGCCCCGGTTTGACCCGGCTGGACGGCTCCGTTACTGTCGCACCGTCGATCGGGTCGTCGTCTTCCGCCTCGGGCGCTTCGGTTAAAAGCAGCACGTGCCCCCCTTCGATCAGGGTTTTCAGGCGGGAGCGCGATAGATCGGGCAGCAGAACGGCTAGGGCGCGGTCCAGCCGTTCCCCGGCCAGATCGTCGGGCACGGTTAGGATCGTCGCGGTCATTGGGCGCACGAGCAGCAGGAGGAACGGGTGGCGGCGTTGAAGGCTCTGGTCATCGGAATGGGGGTTCTCATTATCGTCGGCGTTGTGGTGCTGGCCGCCACTTTAGCCTCCCGCATGGCCGGAAACAAAGCGGTGTGGGAAAACACCGTCATGCTGCCGGAAGGCTATGGGCTGATGGGCGTCGCCGGTACGCAAGACCGGGTGATCCTGCACACGCGCGGCCCGAAGGGCGAGGCGCTGCTGCTGGCCGTCGATCCCGCGACCGGCAAAACCCTGGGCCGCATCATCGTACAAGGAACGGCGCCGTGAACCTGAACTTCGCCTCCGATAACGTCGCCTCCGTCCCGCAAGAGATTCTGGAGGCTATTGCCGTCGCCAACCAGTCGAGCGCCATGCCCTATGGTGCCGACGATATGACCGCGCTGGCCCTGCGCCGCTTCCGCGAATTGTTCGAATGCGAGTTGGCGATGTTCGCCGTCGCCACCGGCACCGCCGCCAATGCCTTGGCGCTAAGCTGCATCTGCCCGCCGTGGGGGGAGATTTACTGCCACGAGGGCGCACATATCATCGAAAGCGAATGCGGCGCACCGGAATTCTTCACCAATGGCGCCAAACTGGTGCCGATCCCCGGCGAGAACGGCAAGATCACGCCGGAAGGGCTAACCCAGGTTCTCGCCACCACCGCGCCCGGCAATCCGCAGAAAACCCAGCCCGCCGCCCTATCGCTGAGCCAGGCGACCGAATGCGGCACGCTGTATCAGCCCGACGAAATCCACACGCTTGCCGAAATCGCCCATGCCCACGGGCTGAAAGTGCATATGGACGGTGCGCGCTTTGCCAATGCCGTGGCGACGCTGGCAACCGCCCCCTCCGAAATCACCTGGGAAGCCGGGGTTGATGTTTTGTCGTTTGGCGCAACGAAGAACGGCGCCCTGGCGGCGGAAGCCGTGCTGTTCTTCGATCCGGCCCTAGCCGATGAAGCCGCCTTTCGCCGTAAGCGCGGCGGGCATGTTTTC from Elstera cyanobacteriorum harbors:
- a CDS encoding RluA family pseudouridine synthase; this encodes MTATILTVPDDLAGERLDRALAVLLPDLSRSRLKTLIEGGHVLLLTEAPEAEDDDPIDGATVTEPSSRVKPGQVFALALPEAEAAAPVPQDIPLSILYEDASVIVIDKPAGMVVHPAPGNPDGTLVNALLYHCGESLTGIGGVARPGIVHRIDKETSGILVVAKTETAHAHLSAQFADHSVDRSYRAFVWGGPVPLEDRIEGPIGRHPTDRKRMAITAKGKHAVTYYSTLARYGVPDITLVTQLACQLETGRTHQIRVHLTHRGHPLLGDPVYGRPSKQSLAAYAGAQRSGALARWDQIAAYVKDWDRQALHAAELGFTHPVSGERLHFASPLPADLAGLESFLEGA
- a CDS encoding threonine aldolase family protein; the protein is MNLNFASDNVASVPQEILEAIAVANQSSAMPYGADDMTALALRRFRELFECELAMFAVATGTAANALALSCICPPWGEIYCHEGAHIIESECGAPEFFTNGAKLVPIPGENGKITPEGLTQVLATTAPGNPQKTQPAALSLSQATECGTLYQPDEIHTLAEIAHAHGLKVHMDGARFANAVATLATAPSEITWEAGVDVLSFGATKNGALAAEAVLFFDPALADEAAFRRKRGGHVFSKMRFLSAQLAASLADGRWLSWATQANAMAERLTQGLARLPGTRLLYPVEANEVFAALPDGVADGLEADGIGFYRWGGPGSSEVRFVTNWQTLPQDIDYLIDRALMHAARGGRG
- a CDS encoding DUF6476 family protein; the protein is MAALKALVIGMGVLIIVGVVVLAATLASRMAGNKAVWENTVMLPEGYGLMGVAGTQDRVILHTRGPKGEALLLAVDPATGKTLGRIIVQGTAP